The Lampris incognitus isolate fLamInc1 chromosome 17, fLamInc1.hap2, whole genome shotgun sequence genome contains a region encoding:
- the LOC130127900 gene encoding retinol-binding protein 3-like produces the protein MLFYLTRSASSSFQQALVLDMAKILLENYCFPENLVGMQEAIQQAINSGEILQISDRKSLASVLTAGVQGALNDPRLTVSYEPSFVPVMPPVLPSLPTEQLIRLVRNSVKLDILENNVGYLRIDRIIGEETATKLGSLLRDNVWNTVAQMSSLIFDLRYSTAGELSGVPFIISYFSDPEPLIHIDTIYDRPSNTTKELWTMSSINSERYGKKKDLIILTSKRTIGAAEAVAYTLKHLKRAIIVGERSAGGSVKVQKFKIGDSGFYITVPVARSINPITGQSWEVSGVATSVNVNAKDAIGNAKSLLAVRKAIPKVVQSISSTITSFYAFTDRVPTLLHHLESIDFFSVISEEDLAAKLSQELQAVSEDPRIIIKHTQDHSSTVEEGSEPEKFLDDPDLIGVLVDTSFTVQILPGNTGYLRFDKFIDVPLTAKFGEYMAKKVWDPLKDTQNLIIDLRFNTGGSSASLALILSYLQDASQKKHFFTIYDRIQNTTTEYDTLSGITGPIDGSKCGIYALTSYYTAGVGEEFAYLMQSLHQGTVIGEITSGTVMHSKTFQVEGANITITVPFINFIDNNGECWLGGGVVPDAIVLAEEAMDHAHEIIDFHRGLKSLIETTGELLEIHYAIHEVATKVSQVLLTKWAEGSYRAVVDFESLASQLTADIQETSGDHRLHVFYCDVEPESLHEVPKIPTSEEVGYIIDALFKIEVMPGNVGYLRFDMMADLEVVKAIGPQLIKVVWSKIANTDILIIDMRYNTGGYSTAIPLLCSYFFDAEPVRHLYTVFDRSTKTMTEVMTLPQVMGQRYGSSKEVYILTSHMTGSAAEVFTRTMKDLNRATIIGEPTIGGSLSSGTYQVGDSILYASIPNQVVFSAVTGKLWSVSGVEPHVIARANDALTVAQKILAARLSKQDQEK, from the coding sequence ATGCTTTTCTACCTTACTCGCTCTGCCAGCTCGTCGTTCCAGCAGGCCCTCGTGCTGGATATGGCAAAGATCCTATTGGAAAACTATTGCTTCCCAGAGAACCTGGTTGGGATGCAGGAAGCCATCCAACAGGCCATCAACAGCGGCGAAATCCTCCAGATCTCAGACAGGAAGTCCCTCGCATCCGTCCTCACCGCTGGAGTCCAAGGGGCTCTCAACGACCCGAGGTTGACCGTGTCGTATGAACCCAGTTTTGTACCGGTGATGCCCCCAGTGCTGCCATCCCTGCCCACAGAGCAATTGATTCGGCTGGTGAGGAACTCGGTGAAGCTCGATATCCTGGAAAACAACGTGGGCTACCTCCGGATTGACAGGATTATTGGGGAGGAGACGGCCACAAAGCTTGGCTCTCTTCTGAGAGATAATGTTTGGAATACGGTGGCTCAAATGTCCTCCCTGATCTTTGACCTGAGGTATAGCACGGCCGGAGAGCTTTCCGGAGTTCCTTTTATAATCTCTTATTTCTCGGACCCGGAGCCCCTTATTCACATTGACACCATCTATGACAGGCCCTCTAATACCACCAAGGAGCTGTGGACCATGTCCTCCATAAACAGTGAAAGGTATGGAAAGAAAAAGGACTTGATTATTTTGACAAGCAAACGTACCATAGGGGCTGCGGAGGCTGTGGCTTACACACTAAAACACCTGAAAAGGGCTATCATAGTTGGAGAGAGATCAGCTGGTGGGTCGGTGAAAGTCCAGAAGTTCAAGATTGGAGATTCAGGGTTTTACATAACAGTCCCTGTGGCCAGGTCCATTAACCCTATAACCGGCCAGAGTTGGGAAGTGAGTGGCGTCGCAACATCGGTCAATGTCAACGCCAAAGATGCCATCGGAAATGCCAAGTCACTATTGGCTGTGAGGAAAGCCATTCCCAAGGTGGTTCAAAGCATCTCGAGTACCATCACGAGTTTCTACGCCTTCACTGACCGTGTTCCAACACTACTCCATCATCTGGAATCGATAGACTTCTTTTCAGTTATATCCGAGGAAGACCTGGCAGCCAAACTCAGCCAAGAGCTGCAGGCTGTGTCTGAAGACCCTCGGATcatcataaaacacacacaagaccacagctCAACTGTGGAGGAAGGATCCGAGCCCGAAAAGTTTCTGGATGATCCGGATTTAATAGGGGTACTTGTCGATACATCGTTCACGGTGCAAATCCTCCCGGGAAACACTGGCTATCTCCGCTTTGATAAATTCATTGACGTACCCTTGACAGCCAAATTTGGGGAATACATGGCTAAAAAGGTATGGGATCCCCTCAAGGACACTCAAAATCTTATCATTGACTTGCGCTTTAACACCGGTGGGTCCTCAGCTTCTTTAGCCTTAATACTTTCCTATCTACAGGATGCCTCGCAGAAAAAACACTTTTTCACTATATATGACAGAATTCAAAACACAACGACCGAGTATGACACGCTGTCTGGGATTACAGGCCCAATCGATGGCTCCAAGTGTGGGATTTACGCGTTGACCAGCTACTACACAGCAGGCGTTGGAGAGGAGTTTGCGTACCTAATGCAATCATTACACCAAGGCACCGTGATTGGGGAAATTACATCTGGCACTGTCATGCACTCCAAGACATTCCAGGTTGAAGGTGCAAATATTACAATTACTGTACCTTTCATAAACTTCATAGACAACAATGGAGAATGCTGGTTGGGAGGAGGTGTGGTCCCAGATGCTATTGTTTTAGCAGAAGAAGCTATGGACCATGCACATGAGATCATAGACTTCCACAGGGGCCTCAAGTCCCTCATAGAAACAACAGGGGAACTGTTAGAAATTCACTATGCAATCCACGAGGTTGCTACAAAGGTCAGCCAGGTGCTACTGACCAAATGGGCTGAGGGTTCATACCGCGCGGTGGTGGATTTCGAATCTTTGGCATCTCAGTTGACGGCAGACATCCAGGAGACTTCAGGAGATCACCGGCTCCACGTCTTCTATTGTGACGTGGAGCCCGAGTCCTTGCACGAAGTTCCGAAGATCCCGACGTCAGAAGAGGTGGGATACATAATTGACGCCCTGTTTAAGATCGAGGTAATGCCAGGGAATGTTGGTTATCTGAGGTTTGACATGATGGCGGATTTGGAGGTCGTCAAAGCCATCGGACCCCAGCTAATCAAAGTAGTATGGAGCAAGATAGCCAACACTGACATCCTCATTATTGACATGAGGTACAACACAGGTGGTTACTCCACGGCAATCCCTCTTCTATGCAGCTATTTCTTTGACGCCGAACCCGTGCGACATCTGTACACCGTCTTCGACCGTTCCACCAAAACCATGACGGAGGTCATGACCTTACCGCAGGTCATGGGTCAGAGGTATGGGTCCTCCAAGGAGGTCTACATTCTCACCAGTCACATGACAGGCTCGGCAGCCGAGGTGTTCACCCGCACAATGAAGGACCTAAATCGGGCCACCATAATCGGGGAGCCAACCATTGGAGGGTCCTTATCAAGTGGGACCTACCAGGTCGGGGACAGTATACTGTATGCCTCTATCCCCAACCAGGTGGTTTTCAGTGCAGTGACTGGAAAATTGTGGAGTGTGTCGGGTGTGGAGCCTCACGTCATTGCCCGGGCGAATGATGCTCTGACTGTTGCACAGAAAATCCTAGCTGCTCGACTGTCCAAACAAGACCAAGAGAAGTAA